Proteins from a single region of Segatella copri:
- a CDS encoding DUF4922 domain-containing protein yields MREKIDLFLPCEYIDDAQNALSVLHEYKTVQHIHFLVSADFAAHHQVPEGCTFVITDRLESSNTIVSIAENTDADYVMICTRHTTIGWGNNTLERFLRVADDTDAVMVYADHYKMVEGKMEKHPVIDYQSGSLRDDFDFGSLWCIKAQALVDYIAQPDREEYQFAALYDLRLYLSRVGEIFHLNEFLYSEAELDTRKSGEKQFDYVNPRNREVQIEMEKACTQHLGKVGALIDTTFYRQPDFGEQDFEYEASVIIPVFNREKTVADAVKSALGQKANFKFNVIVVNNHSTDRTGEILDELKADNLIQIVPERTDLGIGGCWNEAINSSFCGKFAVQLDSDDLYSSPKTLQKIVDAFYTQKAAMIIGSYRMCDFDLNTLPPGLIDHKEWTDENGCNNALRINGLGAPRAFFTPLVRQIQFPNTSYGEDYALGLAFSRRYRIGRIYDELYLCRRWGGNSDAALSVEKVNANNLYKDRLRTMELKARQHMLQGKADIMEDSSISRFFNRQLEVWTDARHRFRDLKHVETRQFSDQLKLQWNPARIVSTGAKIDKKTLGERPCFLCDKNRPKEQMSKQIDEKFHLLVNPFPILPVHFTIPARKHQPQLIYKNYGEMHRFISLHSDLMVFYNGPKCGASAPDHLHFQAGTNGILPLQTNWQRLSRNLTDIISLNDEEKISVVRDFIVPAFVIISKSAESDEALFRRLYKAMPQRGDETEPMMNIISWRKGEEFISVVIPREKHRPEAYFAEGDAQFVVSPGALDMSGLIITPREEDFRKLTEEKALSLLQECGVSEEKMNAIIAKLKASKDAEDAAEASSTLYNKGKQPDVTVGIVSAQKIHFSLNKPYLAKGEKVLGEQVVEFSEGGVLWNGNQYSQLTFHPQSADASFSLSDVTIGVNFHWERKETQTFLGTLRFVVESDKIVAINELPVEKYLESVISSEMSATSSLELLKAHAVISRSWLLAQMKKRREVAESGNNFFSFTKKEDTLIRWYDREDHTLFDVCADDHCQRYQGITKETSPHVAEAIRQTKGQILMDGEEICDARFSKCCGGITEEFQYCWEDTPKTYLTAVRDIALGVEHTLPNLTNEEEAEKWIRFNPPAFCNTQDKKILSEVLNDYDQETVNFYRWKETLSQEKLQQLIADKLKMDLGAILDMKAVERGKSGRISKLQIIGTEKTFTIGKELEIRRTLSDSHLLSSAFVVDKYDKDEQGVPQRFELIGAGWGHGVGLCQIGAAVMGEQGYHYDAILLHYYQGAEIKKLYK; encoded by the coding sequence ATGAGAGAAAAAATAGACCTTTTCTTGCCTTGTGAATACATCGACGATGCGCAGAATGCCTTGTCGGTGCTTCATGAGTACAAGACTGTACAGCATATCCACTTCCTGGTGAGTGCTGATTTTGCCGCTCATCATCAGGTGCCCGAAGGATGTACGTTTGTCATCACCGACCGCCTGGAAAGCAGTAACACCATTGTCAGCATCGCAGAAAATACAGATGCCGACTACGTGATGATCTGTACCCGCCACACCACCATAGGATGGGGAAACAACACGCTGGAGCGATTCCTCAGAGTGGCAGATGATACGGATGCCGTCATGGTTTACGCCGACCACTACAAGATGGTGGAAGGCAAAATGGAGAAACATCCGGTAATTGACTACCAGTCAGGTTCTTTGCGAGATGACTTCGATTTTGGAAGCCTCTGGTGCATCAAGGCACAGGCGCTGGTCGACTACATCGCCCAACCCGACCGCGAAGAGTATCAGTTTGCCGCCCTCTACGACCTCCGTCTCTATCTGAGCCGCGTGGGCGAAATCTTCCATCTCAACGAATTCCTCTATTCAGAAGCCGAACTCGACACCCGTAAGAGCGGCGAGAAGCAGTTTGACTATGTAAACCCGCGCAACCGCGAGGTGCAGATTGAGATGGAAAAGGCATGCACCCAGCATCTGGGCAAGGTGGGCGCCCTGATAGACACCACCTTCTACCGCCAACCCGACTTCGGTGAGCAGGATTTTGAATACGAGGCATCTGTCATCATCCCCGTTTTCAACCGCGAAAAGACGGTGGCTGATGCCGTGAAGAGTGCGCTGGGACAGAAGGCCAACTTCAAGTTTAATGTCATCGTGGTAAACAACCATTCTACCGACCGTACCGGCGAAATACTGGATGAACTTAAAGCCGACAACCTGATACAGATTGTGCCGGAGAGAACCGACCTGGGAATAGGCGGATGCTGGAACGAAGCCATCAACAGCAGTTTCTGCGGAAAGTTTGCCGTACAGCTTGACAGCGATGACCTCTATTCTTCACCAAAGACACTCCAGAAGATAGTAGATGCCTTCTACACGCAGAAGGCAGCCATGATTATAGGCTCGTACCGCATGTGCGACTTCGACCTCAACACCCTGCCACCGGGACTGATAGACCACAAGGAGTGGACCGACGAAAACGGATGCAACAATGCGCTGCGTATCAACGGATTGGGTGCTCCGCGCGCCTTCTTCACTCCACTGGTCAGACAGATCCAGTTTCCTAACACCTCGTATGGTGAGGATTATGCGCTAGGCTTGGCATTTTCGCGCCGTTACCGCATCGGCAGAATCTACGACGAACTCTACCTCTGCCGCCGTTGGGGAGGTAACAGCGATGCAGCCCTCAGCGTAGAAAAGGTGAACGCCAACAACCTGTATAAGGACCGCCTGCGTACCATGGAACTGAAGGCACGCCAGCACATGCTGCAGGGCAAGGCCGACATTATGGAAGACAGCAGCATCTCGCGTTTCTTCAACCGTCAGCTGGAGGTTTGGACCGATGCGCGCCACCGTTTCCGCGACCTCAAGCATGTAGAAACCCGCCAGTTCTCCGACCAGCTGAAACTGCAGTGGAATCCAGCCCGCATCGTAAGTACGGGCGCCAAGATAGATAAGAAAACCCTGGGCGAGCGCCCTTGTTTCCTTTGCGACAAGAACCGTCCTAAGGAACAGATGTCGAAGCAGATAGACGAGAAATTCCATCTTCTGGTGAATCCGTTCCCGATTCTGCCAGTCCACTTCACCATTCCGGCACGCAAGCATCAGCCTCAGCTCATCTACAAGAACTACGGCGAGATGCACCGCTTCATCAGTCTGCACAGCGACCTGATGGTGTTCTACAACGGTCCGAAGTGTGGTGCATCGGCTCCAGACCATCTTCATTTCCAGGCAGGAACCAACGGCATCCTTCCTCTTCAGACCAACTGGCAGCGTCTCTCCCGCAACCTGACCGACATCATCTCTCTCAATGATGAGGAGAAAATCTCAGTGGTTCGCGACTTCATCGTTCCCGCCTTCGTCATCATTTCGAAGAGTGCTGAGAGCGATGAGGCCCTCTTCCGCCGTCTCTACAAGGCAATGCCTCAGCGTGGCGACGAAACCGAACCGATGATGAACATCATCTCCTGGCGCAAGGGCGAGGAATTCATCAGCGTGGTCATTCCGAGAGAAAAGCACCGTCCGGAAGCCTATTTTGCCGAAGGTGACGCCCAGTTTGTGGTTTCGCCGGGAGCACTGGATATGAGCGGACTCATCATCACCCCTCGTGAGGAAGATTTCCGAAAGCTGACCGAGGAGAAAGCCCTCTCGCTGCTGCAGGAATGTGGCGTTTCGGAAGAAAAGATGAACGCCATCATCGCCAAACTGAAGGCATCTAAGGATGCCGAGGATGCAGCCGAAGCCTCTTCCACCTTATATAATAAAGGTAAGCAGCCCGACGTAACGGTGGGCATCGTGAGTGCGCAGAAGATTCATTTCTCGCTCAACAAACCTTATCTTGCCAAGGGCGAAAAGGTGCTGGGCGAACAGGTGGTAGAATTCTCAGAGGGTGGTGTGCTCTGGAACGGCAACCAGTACAGCCAGCTCACCTTCCATCCGCAGAGTGCCGACGCCTCGTTTTCGCTGAGCGACGTAACCATCGGTGTCAACTTCCACTGGGAGCGCAAGGAAACCCAAACCTTCCTGGGCACGCTCCGCTTTGTGGTAGAATCGGATAAGATTGTGGCAATCAATGAGTTGCCTGTAGAGAAATATCTGGAGAGCGTCATCAGCAGTGAGATGAGTGCCACTTCGAGTCTCGAACTCCTGAAGGCGCACGCCGTCATCTCCCGTTCATGGCTCCTGGCACAGATGAAGAAGCGCCGAGAGGTGGCTGAGAGCGGCAACAACTTCTTCTCCTTCACCAAGAAGGAAGATACGCTCATCCGCTGGTACGACCGCGAAGACCACACCCTCTTTGATGTATGTGCCGACGACCACTGCCAGCGCTACCAGGGCATCACCAAGGAAACATCGCCCCATGTAGCTGAAGCCATCCGCCAGACCAAGGGACAGATTCTGATGGACGGCGAAGAAATCTGCGATGCAAGATTCTCGAAATGCTGCGGCGGAATAACCGAGGAATTCCAGTATTGCTGGGAGGACACGCCGAAGACTTATCTCACGGCGGTTCGCGACATTGCCCTGGGGGTGGAACATACACTGCCTAATCTGACCAATGAGGAAGAGGCAGAGAAATGGATCCGCTTCAATCCGCCAGCTTTCTGCAACACGCAGGACAAGAAAATCCTGTCAGAAGTGCTCAACGACTATGATCAGGAAACCGTCAATTTCTACCGCTGGAAGGAAACGCTCAGCCAGGAGAAGTTGCAGCAGCTCATCGCTGACAAACTGAAGATGGACCTGGGTGCCATCCTTGACATGAAGGCCGTGGAGCGCGGCAAGAGTGGAAGAATCAGCAAGCTCCAGATCATCGGAACCGAGAAGACCTTTACCATCGGTAAGGAACTCGAAATCCGCCGTACGCTGAGCGACAGTCATCTGCTGAGTTCAGCCTTCGTGGTGGATAAGTATGATAAGGATGAGCAGGGAGTGCCTCAGCGTTTCGAACTCATCGGAGCCGGTTGGGGGCACGGAGTAGGCCTCTGCCAGATTGGTGCTGCCGTGATGGGCGAGCAGGGTTATCATTATGATGCCATCCTGTTGCACTACTATCAGGGTGCTGAAATCAAGAAACTTTATAAATAG
- the rlmN gene encoding 23S rRNA (adenine(2503)-C(2))-methyltransferase RlmN yields the protein MNNEKKYLLGLTLAELKQVAKDLGMPAFTGGQMAKWLYEQHVKSIDEMTNISKANRAKLAAEYEIGCFGYSDAQHSVDGTIKYLFPTRSGKFVETVYIPDKDRATLCISSQVGCKMNCLFCQTGKQGFEGSLPAGDILNQIYSLPEADKLTNIVFMGQGEPMDNLDNVLRATEILTADYGWAWSPKRITVSSVGVKNKLKRFLEESDCHVAISMHDPIPSERAELMPAERGMGMEQVVELLRNYDFSHQRRLSFEYIVFKGVNDSMQHAKAIIKLVKGLDCRFNLIRFHQIPDIPLQGVDDEKMEQFRDYLTQHGVFTTIRASRGQDIYAACGLLSTSKKIGEIREHEDEEKMNK from the coding sequence ATGAATAATGAAAAAAAATATCTTTTGGGTCTTACACTTGCCGAATTGAAGCAGGTGGCAAAGGACTTAGGCATGCCCGCCTTCACCGGTGGGCAGATGGCGAAGTGGCTCTATGAGCAGCATGTGAAGAGCATTGACGAGATGACCAACATCTCGAAGGCGAACCGTGCCAAACTCGCTGCCGAATACGAAATAGGATGCTTCGGATATTCCGATGCGCAACATTCGGTGGATGGTACCATCAAGTACCTCTTCCCTACCCGGAGCGGCAAATTTGTTGAAACGGTTTACATCCCCGACAAAGACCGCGCCACGCTGTGCATTTCTTCGCAGGTGGGATGCAAGATGAACTGCCTGTTCTGCCAGACCGGCAAGCAGGGGTTTGAGGGCAGCTTGCCTGCAGGCGACATTCTGAACCAGATTTACTCGCTGCCTGAGGCAGACAAGCTTACCAACATCGTGTTCATGGGTCAGGGCGAGCCGATGGATAATCTCGACAATGTGCTGCGCGCCACAGAGATTCTCACCGCCGACTACGGCTGGGCATGGAGCCCGAAGCGCATCACGGTAAGTTCGGTGGGCGTGAAGAACAAGCTGAAGCGGTTCCTAGAAGAGAGCGACTGCCATGTGGCTATCAGCATGCACGACCCTATCCCTTCTGAACGCGCTGAACTGATGCCTGCCGAAAGGGGCATGGGCATGGAGCAGGTAGTAGAACTGCTGAGGAACTATGATTTCTCTCATCAACGCCGCCTGAGTTTCGAATACATCGTCTTTAAGGGCGTAAACGACAGTATGCAGCATGCCAAGGCCATCATCAAGCTGGTGAAGGGACTTGACTGCCGCTTCAACCTGATCCGTTTCCACCAAATTCCAGACATTCCTCTGCAAGGTGTGGATGATGAGAAGATGGAGCAGTTCCGTGATTACCTCACCCAGCATGGTGTCTTCACCACCATCCGTGCCAGCCGCGGCCAGGACATCTACGCCGCTTGCGGTCTGCTCAGCACCTCGAAGAAAATCGGAGAAATCCGTGAGCACGAGGATGAAGAGAAGATGAATAAGTAA
- a CDS encoding DUF4837 family protein, with product MVRESLKILLAGCLLFLFLASCSPGGGRNRKLPKSTGQPYEVVLEGDTDSIVTKILTEEVPALPQPEPLCRLIQVKKGKIHGSYLLVRTRIVVNIPAAEFSVRLSRNENASPQTVIRISARSPQQLREKLNPEKLRQLVDETELEHLASIISTNPSKQNREMQQLVKKNFGISMIIPAEMQASKKVGNFIWISNNASSGMKNLILMKVKREERRVKANSDAFPAQEKQQIDSMLRTNMPGETDSMYMIIPILSEKGLWEMKGDAMGGPYVMRRIRLRKTGDEIIIIGFVYAPEMKKKILIKQLEAAISTIK from the coding sequence ATGGTTAGAGAATCTTTAAAGATCCTACTTGCCGGCTGTCTTTTGTTCCTTTTTCTGGCAAGTTGCAGCCCGGGAGGAGGAAGAAACAGAAAACTGCCCAAGAGTACAGGACAGCCTTACGAGGTGGTACTCGAGGGAGATACCGACAGCATCGTTACGAAGATACTGACGGAAGAGGTGCCTGCCCTGCCCCAACCCGAACCGCTCTGCCGGCTCATCCAGGTTAAGAAGGGCAAGATCCACGGCAGCTACCTGCTCGTAAGAACTCGCATCGTAGTGAACATCCCGGCAGCGGAATTCTCAGTCAGGCTGAGCCGCAACGAGAATGCTTCACCGCAGACCGTCATCCGCATCTCAGCCCGCTCGCCGCAGCAACTCAGAGAGAAACTCAACCCCGAGAAACTGCGCCAGCTCGTAGATGAGACTGAACTGGAGCACCTCGCCTCCATCATCTCCACCAACCCGAGCAAACAGAACCGCGAGATGCAGCAACTGGTAAAGAAGAACTTCGGCATCAGCATGATCATCCCTGCCGAAATGCAAGCAAGCAAGAAGGTCGGGAACTTCATCTGGATTTCAAACAACGCCAGTTCAGGCATGAAGAACCTCATCCTCATGAAAGTGAAGAGGGAAGAACGAAGAGTGAAAGCCAATTCTGATGCTTTTCCTGCTCAAGAGAAGCAGCAGATTGACAGCATGCTCCGCACAAACATGCCCGGCGAAACCGACAGCATGTACATGATAATCCCAATCCTTTCAGAAAAAGGACTCTGGGAGATGAAGGGAGACGCCATGGGAGGTCCCTACGTGATGAGGCGCATCCGCCTGAGAAAAACGGGGGATGAAATCATCATCATCGGCTTCGTCTATGCGCCCGAAATGAAAAAGAAAATATTAATCAAGCAGCTAGAAGCTGCGATTTCTACTATAAAATAA
- a CDS encoding PdxA family dehydrogenase produces MDSKKIRVAITHGDTNGIGYELIFKAFSEPEMLEYCTPIIYGSPKVAAYYRKAMNLPAQFSIIQKAEDAEDGRINLLPAVDEEVKVDMGMPTQESGTAAIKALDRAMTDYRDELFDVLVTAPVNNQNAQFEGFQFKGHKEYIETCLGEGAKGLSILCGGDLRIASVTGKTPLKDVPAAITQELIIEKVKQMHTSLKRDFMITNPRIAVLALNPSNNGEESCGQEEASIIIPAIDQLAEQKIQAFGPYPADEFFGNGHFVEFDGIMAMYHDQATTPFHSLYTEDGVLFTAGLPLVHTAANTTPSYSITGCNEADAISFRHAIYLALDAFCNRKDYDAAYENPLPKLYHEKRDESEKVRFSIPKKKG; encoded by the coding sequence ATGGACAGCAAAAAGATTAGAGTGGCCATCACTCACGGAGATACCAACGGTATCGGATACGAACTCATTTTTAAGGCATTCAGTGAGCCAGAGATGTTGGAGTATTGTACCCCTATCATCTACGGTTCGCCTAAAGTGGCAGCTTATTACCGCAAGGCGATGAATCTGCCTGCCCAGTTCTCCATCATCCAGAAAGCAGAAGATGCTGAAGACGGAAGAATCAACCTCCTGCCAGCCGTAGACGAGGAGGTAAAGGTTGACATGGGCATGCCTACTCAGGAATCGGGTACGGCAGCCATCAAGGCACTTGACCGAGCCATGACCGACTACCGCGACGAGCTCTTCGACGTGCTCGTTACCGCACCGGTAAACAACCAGAACGCACAATTTGAGGGCTTCCAGTTCAAGGGCCACAAGGAATACATTGAAACTTGCCTAGGCGAAGGTGCCAAGGGCCTTTCCATCCTCTGCGGCGGCGACCTTCGCATCGCATCCGTAACCGGAAAGACTCCGCTCAAGGACGTGCCGGCAGCAATAACCCAGGAGCTCATCATCGAGAAGGTGAAGCAGATGCACACATCACTGAAGCGAGACTTCATGATTACCAACCCGCGCATCGCTGTGCTCGCCCTGAATCCTAGCAACAACGGTGAGGAGAGCTGCGGACAAGAGGAAGCCAGCATCATCATCCCAGCCATTGACCAGCTTGCCGAGCAGAAAATACAAGCTTTTGGTCCTTACCCTGCTGACGAGTTCTTCGGCAACGGCCATTTCGTAGAATTCGACGGCATCATGGCCATGTATCATGATCAGGCTACTACCCCGTTCCATTCTCTCTACACCGAGGATGGCGTACTCTTTACTGCCGGTCTGCCACTCGTGCACACCGCCGCCAACACCACTCCTAGCTACAGCATCACGGGCTGCAACGAAGCCGATGCAATCTCCTTCCGCCACGCCATCTACTTGGCGCTGGATGCCTTCTGCAACCGCAAAGACTATGATGCGGCCTACGAGAATCCACTGCCTAAACTCTACCACGAAAAGCGTGACGAGAGCGAGAAGGTAAGATTCTCCATCCCTAAGAAAAAGGGATAA
- a CDS encoding sigma-54 interaction domain-containing protein, which yields MDTSELQKIKQRYNIVGNSDGLNHALDVALQVAPTDLSVLIIGESGVGKEIIPRVIHDNSPRRREKYFAINCGSIPEGTIDSELFGHEKGSFTGAIGESEGYFGIANKGTIFLDEVGELPIQTQARLLRVLETGEYIRVGGTEIRKTDVRIVAATNVNMRKAVSEGRFREDLYYRLNTIPIQMPALRERGDDILLLFRLFAMQMAEKYRLPKISLSDEAKQIMLKYKWPGNVRQLKNITEQMSVLSREREINAQTLTQFIPRDEESTQLATIQKDGKDDHSYASERELLYKILYELRGNVSDLRREMNSLRKQLDEARQLGGTGGYVSPVQPNVAPVSSVSPVSSVSPVPSVSSVPSVSSVSSVPPITDLDELQHIRQEIATGGMRGTYKPEAEDAEIEEIKEENENLNLSDLSKQMIEKALERNNGNRKKAAEELGISDRTLYRKINKYKL from the coding sequence ATGGATACTTCCGAACTACAAAAGATAAAACAACGCTACAATATCGTCGGTAACAGCGACGGATTGAACCATGCGCTCGACGTAGCCCTACAGGTAGCGCCGACCGATCTCTCCGTGCTCATCATCGGCGAGAGCGGTGTGGGTAAGGAAATCATTCCAAGGGTGATTCACGACAATTCGCCACGCCGCAGAGAGAAATATTTCGCCATCAACTGTGGAAGCATTCCGGAGGGAACCATTGACAGCGAACTCTTCGGACATGAGAAGGGTTCCTTCACTGGAGCCATAGGCGAAAGCGAAGGATACTTCGGTATTGCCAACAAGGGTACCATCTTCCTCGACGAGGTGGGCGAACTCCCGATACAGACGCAGGCAAGACTGCTGCGCGTGCTCGAAACGGGAGAATACATCCGCGTGGGTGGAACTGAGATAAGGAAAACGGATGTCCGCATCGTGGCAGCCACCAACGTAAACATGCGCAAGGCTGTGAGCGAAGGCCGCTTTCGCGAGGACCTCTACTACCGCCTCAACACCATCCCGATACAGATGCCTGCATTGAGAGAGCGTGGCGACGACATCCTCCTGCTCTTCCGCCTCTTCGCCATGCAGATGGCCGAAAAATACCGTCTGCCTAAGATTTCACTCTCAGATGAGGCTAAGCAGATCATGCTGAAATACAAGTGGCCGGGAAATGTGAGACAGCTCAAGAACATTACCGAACAGATGTCAGTGCTGAGCCGAGAAAGAGAAATCAATGCACAGACCCTCACCCAGTTTATTCCGAGAGATGAGGAGTCTACACAGCTCGCCACCATACAGAAGGATGGCAAGGACGACCACAGCTACGCCAGCGAGCGCGAACTGCTCTACAAGATTCTCTACGAACTGAGGGGCAACGTGAGCGACCTGAGGCGAGAGATGAACAGCCTGCGCAAGCAACTTGATGAGGCACGCCAGTTGGGCGGTACAGGCGGATATGTTTCTCCGGTTCAGCCGAATGTAGCTCCAGTATCATCCGTATCTCCGGTTTCATCGGTTTCTCCGGTTCCGTCCGTATCATCCGTTCCATCAGTTTCTTCGGTATCTTCCGTACCTCCGATTACCGATCTCGACGAGCTACAACACATCCGTCAGGAAATAGCTACAGGAGGCATGAGGGGCACTTACAAACCCGAAGCAGAGGATGCTGAGATTGAGGAGATCAAGGAAGAAAACGAGAATCTGAATCTCAGCGACCTTAGCAAGCAGATGATAGAAAAGGCACTGGAGAGAAACAACGGAAACCGCAAAAAAGCGGCAGAAGAACTGGGAATCTCCGACAGAACTCTGTACAGAAAGATTAACAAATATAAGTTATGA
- a CDS encoding LptE family protein encodes MKHIRAYIYIIGVTLMVAVMAACSVSYKFNGASIDYTKTKTIQIADFPIRSSYVWGPMGPMFNNELKDKFASNTQLIQVSRNGDLKIEGEITQYSQRNKSVSAEGYSVQTELSITVNVRFTNTKNHAEDFEKQFTSAKTYDTTQSLASVQEELVTQIIKDLVDQIFNATVANW; translated from the coding sequence ATGAAGCATATACGCGCGTACATATATATAATAGGAGTCACACTGATGGTGGCGGTCATGGCAGCATGCTCCGTGAGCTACAAGTTCAACGGTGCCAGCATCGACTACACCAAAACAAAGACCATACAGATAGCCGACTTCCCTATCAGAAGTTCGTATGTGTGGGGTCCGATGGGTCCTATGTTCAACAACGAACTCAAGGATAAGTTTGCCAGCAACACCCAGCTCATACAGGTGTCACGCAACGGAGACCTGAAGATAGAGGGCGAAATCACCCAATATTCTCAGCGCAACAAGTCGGTTAGTGCTGAGGGATACTCAGTACAGACCGAGCTCAGTATCACTGTAAACGTACGTTTCACCAACACCAAGAACCATGCCGAGGACTTCGAAAAGCAGTTTACATCTGCCAAGACCTACGACACCACTCAGAGCCTTGCCTCGGTGCAGGAAGAACTGGTAACCCAGATTATCAAAGACCTGGTAGACCAGATATTCAACGCTACAGTAGCTAACTGGTAA
- a CDS encoding tetratricopeptide repeat protein, with translation MELSRLIQHPEEMNRETLYDLRALLALYPYYQTARLLMLKNLYLLHDPSFDEELRRAAIYITDRKIIFEMVEAAHYQIKNAPEEAESNKQQGVRGIGAEKHGDRTSDLIDHFLGSIPMEEDEEEKKEKRKPTPADAAVDYVAYLMETEDQQEPEDTSRTMSLIDDFMEDGGFKLPKIQQDEDYKPEFTPELQTDSGKDGEEENSGVFTETLARIYIKQGKYKRAYEIISRLHQQHPDKNGYYVDQLRFLEKLMLNSKKK, from the coding sequence GTGGAATTAAGCAGATTGATACAACACCCGGAGGAAATGAACCGAGAGACGCTCTACGACTTGCGCGCCCTCTTGGCCCTATATCCGTATTATCAGACGGCACGCCTGCTGATGTTGAAGAATCTGTACCTGCTCCACGACCCGAGTTTCGACGAAGAACTGCGCCGTGCAGCCATCTACATCACCGACCGTAAGATTATCTTCGAGATGGTAGAGGCAGCCCACTATCAGATAAAAAACGCCCCTGAAGAGGCTGAATCCAACAAGCAGCAAGGCGTAAGAGGAATAGGAGCAGAAAAACACGGAGACCGTACTAGCGACCTCATCGACCACTTCCTGGGATCCATTCCTATGGAAGAAGACGAAGAAGAGAAGAAGGAGAAACGTAAGCCTACACCTGCTGACGCGGCTGTAGACTATGTGGCTTATCTCATGGAGACCGAAGACCAACAGGAGCCAGAAGATACTTCGCGCACCATGAGTCTCATCGACGACTTTATGGAGGATGGCGGTTTCAAACTGCCTAAAATCCAGCAGGACGAAGATTACAAACCAGAATTTACTCCCGAACTTCAGACCGATTCCGGCAAGGATGGCGAAGAGGAAAATAGCGGTGTATTCACCGAAACCCTCGCCCGCATCTACATCAAGCAGGGCAAGTATAAGAGGGCTTACGAAATCATCAGCCGCCTGCATCAGCAGCATCCTGACAAGAACGGATATTATGTTGACCAGCTCAGATTCCTTGAGAAACTGATGCTGAACAGCAAGAAGAAATAA
- the secG gene encoding preprotein translocase subunit SecG — MAYTLLVVLIVLVAILMIFIVLIQESKGGGLASNFSSTNSIMGVRKTTDIVEKLTWGLAAALVVISVACAYVAPQAAGESSVLEGATQEQTALPAMPGASKDAAAGAQKAVPAAGADAHKAAPVVPTSPAK, encoded by the coding sequence ATGGCTTACACATTATTAGTAGTATTAATCGTCCTGGTAGCTATCCTGATGATTTTCATCGTGCTCATCCAGGAATCAAAGGGAGGTGGACTTGCAAGTAACTTCTCTTCAACCAACTCAATCATGGGTGTTCGCAAGACCACTGACATTGTTGAGAAATTAACATGGGGCCTCGCTGCAGCCTTGGTTGTCATCAGCGTGGCATGTGCTTATGTAGCGCCTCAGGCAGCTGGCGAAAGCAGTGTTTTGGAGGGAGCCACTCAGGAGCAGACCGCTCTTCCTGCTATGCCAGGTGCTAGCAAGGATGCAGCAGCAGGTGCTCAGAAGGCTGTTCCTGCAGCTGGTGCAGATGCCCATAAGGCAGCTCCAGTTGTTCCAACAAGCCCTGCAAAATAA
- a CDS encoding L-threonylcarbamoyladenylate synthase, which produces MTVEEDIKRAIECMRKGGVILYPTDTVWGIGCDATNPEAVKKVYEIKKRDDSKALICLIDSADRMARYFRNVPQVAWDFIDAAMPVKPTTVILDDASGVANNLVAEDGSLAMRITYEPFSKQLCYRFQKPIVSTSANVSGEPAAQNYRDISEEILNAVDYVCWSRRQEHKPHQPSSIVKIAKDGEVKVIR; this is translated from the coding sequence ATGACTGTAGAAGAAGACATCAAGCGTGCTATAGAGTGCATGCGAAAGGGTGGAGTGATACTCTATCCTACAGATACCGTATGGGGCATAGGATGCGACGCCACCAACCCTGAAGCGGTAAAGAAAGTTTATGAAATAAAGAAACGTGACGATTCTAAGGCGCTTATCTGCCTGATAGATTCTGCTGACCGTATGGCGCGTTATTTCCGCAATGTGCCACAGGTGGCATGGGATTTCATCGATGCTGCCATGCCTGTAAAGCCTACTACGGTTATTCTTGATGATGCGAGTGGTGTGGCTAATAATCTGGTAGCAGAGGATGGAAGTCTGGCGATGCGTATAACCTATGAGCCTTTCTCCAAACAACTCTGTTACCGTTTTCAGAAGCCTATTGTAAGTACAAGTGCTAATGTGAGTGGTGAGCCTGCTGCACAGAATTATCGCGACATCTCCGAGGAAATCCTCAATGCTGTAGATTATGTTTGCTGGAGCCGCCGTCAGGAGCATAAACCTCATCAGCCTTCCAGCATCGTTAAGATTGCTAAGGATGGTGAAGTGAAAGTAATCAGATAG